A stretch of Lathyrus oleraceus cultivar Zhongwan6 chromosome 6, CAAS_Psat_ZW6_1.0, whole genome shotgun sequence DNA encodes these proteins:
- the LOC127096646 gene encoding protein SMALL AUXIN UP-REGULATED RNA 12 has product MKSRFLRGCINKCKKMGSIVKTCATCEDFCERGLWLSLHESCSIPSDVPKGHMVVYVGENHKRYVIKIALLHHPLFRALLDQAQEEYDFIADSKLCIPCDEHLFLSVLRCAGSPQNQGVCLCL; this is encoded by the coding sequence ATGAAGTCAAGATTTTTGAGGGGGTGTATCAACAAATGCAAGAAAATGGGAAGCATAGTAAAAACTTGTGCCACTTGTGAAGATTTTTGTGAAAGAGGTTTATGGTTATCTCTGCATGAGAGTTGCTCTATACCAAGTGATGTTCCAAAAGGCCACATGGTTGTATATGTTGGTGAGAATCATAAGAGATATGTTATCAAAATTGCATTGCTTCATCATCCACTTTTCAGAGCCTTGTTGGATCAAGCTCAAGAAGAGTATGATTTCATTGCTGATTCAAAACTTTGTATTCCTTGTGATGAACATCTTTTCCTCAGTGTTCTTCGTTGTGCTGGTTCTCCACAGAATCAAGGGGTGTGTTTGTGTCTCTGA